One Chloroflexota bacterium genomic region harbors:
- a CDS encoding dTMP kinase yields the protein MFITFEGPEGSGKSTQIPALAEFLQAQGHAVLTTREPGGTEIGEQIRAVIHDLKNTAMHPRTETLLYQAARAQIVEQIIRPHLAAGGIVLCDRYADSTIAYQGYGHQQNLDDVRLLVRYATEGLKPDLTLLLDIDVEAGLGRKQGEEWNRLDAYAVDFHRRVRAGYHQLAQEEPQRWVVIDASQSPEFVAAAIRASVLQRLGKP from the coding sequence ATGTTTATTACTTTTGAAGGTCCCGAGGGCAGCGGAAAATCAACCCAGATTCCAGCATTAGCCGAATTTTTGCAGGCGCAAGGCCACGCGGTACTGACGACGCGCGAGCCGGGCGGCACCGAAATTGGCGAGCAAATCCGGGCTGTGATTCATGACCTTAAAAACACGGCCATGCACCCGCGTACTGAAACGCTGCTATATCAGGCGGCGCGAGCACAAATTGTTGAGCAAATCATTCGCCCCCATTTAGCCGCGGGCGGCATTGTACTCTGCGACCGCTATGCTGATTCGACAATTGCCTATCAGGGCTACGGACATCAGCAAAATTTGGATGATGTGCGCCTTTTGGTGAGATATGCCACCGAGGGGTTAAAACCTGATTTGACACTGCTGCTGGACATTGACGTAGAAGCTGGCCTGGGCCGCAAACAGGGCGAAGAATGGAACCGGCTGGATGCTTATGCGGTAGACTTTCACCGCCGCGTGCGGGCTGGGTATCATCAACTGGCGCAGGAAGAACCACAGCGCTGGGTCGTCATTGATGCCAGCCAATCTCCGGAGTTTGTCGCCGCAGCGATTCGGGCGAGTGTTCTTCAACGATTGGGTAAACCCTAA
- a CDS encoding AAA family ATPase: MVNDMQPEIEQKHITDNLDGLLSVLPPYISQAILAADDNSNLLEIVLDLGRVPTARFVSDEIVLAESEVSRADIDYVDERISQFDDDNRAGLERTLHRISAIRNRRGDIVGLTCRVGRSVYGTTEIIKDLIEDNKSLLILGRPGVGKTTMLREAARILADTRRVVIVDTSNEIGGDGDVPHPAVGRARRMQVAKPSLQHEVMIEAVENHNPEVIVIDEIGRELEALAARTIAERGVQLIGTAHGNTLENLLLNPTLSDLIGGIESVTLSDEEARRRGTQKTVLERRSPPTFDVLIEIQTRDRLAIHLDVATAVDSLLRTHPQEPEIRYQDENGEIHIKKGTPAPKSYQTAGGMKRRHENNHWDEEPPEEEDYYPQLELTTTEPRQEVRLYSYGVARNRLRQAARQLNVPIQTETELHEAQAVVTLRHHFRKRNQAIVEAETLGIPIYVLRSDTRTQLMRFLSGLFNLKPTGSMKPDDEEALQRAQQAIRAVLNGERWVELDPASSYIRRLQHQMAEQNKLTSYSHGKEPYRRVRIYRE; this comes from the coding sequence ATGGTTAATGATATGCAACCCGAAATAGAGCAAAAACATATTACCGATAATCTGGATGGGCTACTCAGTGTTCTCCCGCCATATATCTCTCAGGCCATTCTTGCTGCGGACGATAACAGCAATCTATTGGAAATCGTGCTCGATCTGGGGCGCGTGCCTACGGCGCGTTTTGTCTCCGATGAAATCGTGCTGGCCGAAAGTGAAGTCAGCCGCGCCGATATTGATTATGTGGACGAGCGCATCAGCCAATTCGACGACGACAACCGCGCCGGGCTGGAGCGCACGCTGCATCGCATCTCGGCGATCCGCAATCGCCGCGGCGACATCGTCGGCCTGACCTGCCGCGTAGGGCGCTCGGTATACGGCACCACTGAGATCATCAAAGACCTGATCGAAGACAACAAAAGCCTGCTCATTTTAGGCCGCCCCGGGGTGGGCAAAACCACCATGCTGCGCGAAGCTGCCCGCATTTTGGCCGATACCCGGCGCGTGGTGATTGTGGATACCTCCAATGAGATCGGCGGCGATGGCGATGTGCCGCACCCCGCGGTGGGGCGCGCCCGCCGGATGCAGGTTGCCAAACCCTCGCTCCAGCATGAGGTGATGATCGAAGCGGTGGAGAATCACAACCCTGAGGTGATTGTGATCGATGAAATTGGCCGCGAGTTGGAAGCCCTGGCCGCCCGCACGATCGCCGAACGCGGCGTGCAGTTGATCGGAACCGCCCATGGGAATACACTCGAAAATCTGTTACTGAACCCGACGCTCTCAGACCTGATCGGCGGAATCGAATCGGTGACGCTCTCTGATGAGGAGGCCCGCCGTCGCGGCACGCAAAAAACCGTACTTGAACGCCGCTCGCCGCCTACCTTTGATGTACTCATCGAGATTCAAACCCGCGACCGGCTGGCAATTCACCTGGATGTTGCCACGGCGGTCGACTCGCTGTTGCGCACTCATCCCCAAGAACCGGAGATTCGATACCAGGACGAAAATGGCGAAATTCATATTAAGAAAGGCACTCCGGCGCCCAAATCGTATCAAACTGCCGGGGGCATGAAACGCCGCCATGAGAATAATCACTGGGACGAAGAACCGCCTGAGGAGGAGGATTACTACCCCCAGCTTGAGTTGACCACCACCGAGCCACGTCAGGAAGTCCGTCTGTATTCCTATGGTGTGGCCCGCAATCGTTTGCGTCAGGCGGCACGGCAGTTAAATGTCCCCATCCAAACCGAAACCGAACTGCACGAAGCACAGGCTGTTGTTACGTTACGGCATCATTTCCGCAAACGCAACCAGGCCATCGTCGAAGCGGAAACTTTGGGCATTCCGATTTATGTGTTGCGCTCCGACACGCGCACGCAATTGATGCGCTTTTTAAGCGGCCTGTTCAACCTGAAACCCACTGGGTCAATGAAACCTGATGACGAAGAAGCGCTGCAACGCGCGCAACAAGCTATTCGGGCAGTGTTGAATGGCGAGCGCTGGGTGGAGTTGGATCCAGCTTCGTCGTATATCCGGCGTTTGCAGCACCAGATGGCAGAACAAAATAAATTAACTTCGTATTCGCATGGCAAGGAACCCTATCGCCGGGTGCGGATTTATCGGGAGTAG
- the pdxT gene encoding pyridoxal 5'-phosphate synthase glutaminase subunit PdxT — MNIGVLALQGDFAEHIITLKNIGVDAREVRLPQHLDDLDGLIIPGGESTTIGKLAIAYKLMDPLRAFGREKAIWGTCAGAIFLAKDAHREQPLLELMDITVERNAFGRQVDSFEIGLDVPALKSVSENDAPYQAIFIRAPLIESVQADAEILAALPDGRIVAARQQNWLATVFHPELTPDDRFHRYFVEMAATQ; from the coding sequence ATGAACATTGGTGTATTAGCTCTACAAGGCGATTTTGCCGAACATATTATTACGCTCAAAAATATCGGCGTAGATGCGCGCGAAGTGCGCCTGCCGCAACATCTGGATGATCTCGATGGTCTGATCATCCCCGGTGGCGAATCGACCACAATTGGCAAATTGGCAATTGCGTACAAATTAATGGATCCGCTACGCGCCTTTGGGCGCGAGAAAGCCATCTGGGGCACCTGCGCCGGGGCGATCTTCCTCGCTAAGGATGCCCACCGGGAGCAGCCCCTGCTCGAACTGATGGATATCACCGTTGAGCGGAATGCCTTCGGTCGGCAGGTGGACAGCTTCGAGATCGGCCTTGACGTGCCCGCTCTCAAATCCGTTTCAGAAAACGACGCGCCGTATCAGGCCATCTTCATCCGCGCCCCATTAATTGAATCCGTACAGGCGGATGCTGAAATCCTTGCTGCGCTGCCCGATGGCCGCATTGTTGCTGCGCGCCAACAAAATTGGCTGGCAACTGTTTTTCACCCTGAACTCACCCCGGATGACCGCTTCCACCGATACTTTGTCGAGATGGCAGCAACCCAATAA
- the pdxS gene encoding pyridoxal 5'-phosphate synthase lyase subunit PdxS has protein sequence MEKQVGTFAVKKGLAQMLKGGVIMDVVNAEHARIAEDAGAVAVMALERVPADIRADGGVARMSDPEMILKIMDAVSIPVMAKARIGHFVEAQILESLGVDYIDESEVLTPADVAHHINKHDFKIPFVCGCRNLGEALRRIGEGAAMIRTKGEAGTGDVVEAVRHARTVLGEIRRLQNMLDEELMSYAKNIGAPYELVKEVKELGRLPVVNFAAGGIATPADAALMMQLGVDGVFVGSGIFKSGDPAKRAEAIVKATTHFNNPAILAEVSRNLGEPMVGRQVSDIPEADLIAQRGW, from the coding sequence ATGGAAAAACAAGTTGGTACCTTCGCAGTAAAGAAGGGTTTGGCCCAAATGCTCAAAGGCGGGGTAATTATGGATGTGGTTAACGCCGAACATGCCCGTATCGCCGAAGACGCGGGCGCCGTCGCGGTGATGGCCCTTGAACGCGTACCCGCCGATATCCGTGCAGATGGCGGCGTAGCCCGCATGAGCGATCCCGAAATGATCCTAAAAATCATGGATGCGGTTTCAATCCCGGTGATGGCGAAAGCTCGTATTGGTCACTTTGTTGAAGCCCAAATTCTGGAATCGCTGGGCGTGGATTATATAGACGAATCCGAAGTGCTCACGCCTGCCGATGTGGCGCACCATATCAATAAACACGACTTCAAGATTCCCTTTGTCTGCGGCTGCCGCAACCTGGGCGAAGCCTTGCGCCGCATCGGTGAAGGCGCGGCCATGATCCGCACCAAAGGTGAGGCCGGAACCGGCGACGTGGTAGAAGCAGTACGCCATGCCCGTACTGTTTTGGGTGAAATTCGTCGCCTGCAAAATATGCTCGATGAAGAGTTGATGAGCTACGCCAAAAATATCGGCGCGCCCTACGAACTGGTCAAAGAAGTCAAAGAACTTGGCCGCCTGCCAGTGGTTAACTTTGCTGCCGGTGGCATTGCGACCCCAGCCGATGCCGCCCTGATGATGCAGCTCGGCGTCGATGGAGTCTTCGTTGGTTCGGGTATCTTCAAATCCGGCGATCCGGCCAAGCGCGCGGAGGCGATTGTCAAAGCCACGACACACTTCAATAATCCTGCGATCCTCGCCGAAGTCAGCCGCAATCTGGGCGAACCGATGGTCGGACGGCAGGTATCGGATATTCCCGAAGCCGATCTGATTGCTCAACGCGGATGGTAA